The following proteins are encoded in a genomic region of Fusobacterium sp. IOR10:
- the acpS gene encoding holo-ACP synthase, which translates to MNYFLGLGNDIIEISRIEKAIKNLKFIQKIYTEEEIELIVSKGNKAETYAGRFSAKESISKALGTGMRKISFSDIEIINNKLGKPIVRFKNSIEDYNEKYLVEISISHCREYAISTAIIFKKGKEVID; encoded by the coding sequence ATGAATTATTTTTTAGGATTAGGAAATGATATTATAGAAATATCAAGGATAGAAAAAGCTATTAAAAATTTAAAATTTATACAAAAAATATATACAGAGGAAGAAATTGAATTAATAGTATCAAAGGGAAACAAAGCTGAAACTTATGCAGGAAGATTTTCAGCTAAAGAGTCAATTTCAAAAGCTTTAGGGACAGGTATGAGAAAAATAAGTTTTTCAGATATAGAGATTATAAATAACAAATTAGGAAAGCCCATTGTTAGATTTAAAAATAGTATAGAAGATTATAATGAAAAATATTTAGTAGAAATATCAATATCCCATTGTAGAGAATACGCTATTTCTACAGCTATTATTTTTAAAAAAGGAAAAGAGGTGATTGATTAG